A window of Macrobrachium rosenbergii isolate ZJJX-2024 chromosome 15, ASM4041242v1, whole genome shotgun sequence contains these coding sequences:
- the LOC136846811 gene encoding GATA zinc finger domain-containing protein 14-like isoform X1, translating to MLRSPLPTMDKEHTEDVPRTLSTPVVLFFVASLILLMADLGLMFWLACVKYRIRFWKMKKTVTITPDDEKNNRKNRNKRNNVSDNADNDMNHMSNNANNDVNHMSNNANNDVSHMSNNANNNMSHMSNNANNNMSHMSNNANNNVHHMSNNMNHMRNNMHNNVPNNMHNSIPNNMHNNVPNNMHNSIPNNMHNNVPNNMHNNVPNNIHHISSQNNIRRISSPDNIHHISSLNMYSNRVHHMNNHVASRNNNMNNHIINRNNNMNNHMTNRINNMYNQVANRNNNMNNHMINRNNNMNNLINNMHNNNLRGVDNRGFVGTSKLPDVILV from the exons ATGCTACG ATCACCTCTACCAACTATGGACAAGGAACACACTGAAGATGTTCCGAGAACTTTATCA ACACCCGTGGTGTTGTTCTTCGTCGCATCCCTGATCCTGTTGATGGCGGACCTCGGATTGATGTTTTGGCTGGCTTGCGTCAAGTACCGCATCCGCTTCTGGAAGATGAAGAAAACGGTGACCATCACCCCGGACGACGAGAAAAACAACAGGAAGAACAGAAACAAGAGAAACAACGTGAGCGACAACGCGGACAACGACATGAACCACATGAGCAACAACGCGAACAACGACGTGAACCACATGAGCAACAACGCGAACAACGACGTGAGCCACATGAGCAACAACGCGAACAACAACATGAGCCACATGAGCAACAACGCGAACAACAACATGAGTCACATGAGCAACAACGCGAACAACAACGTGCACCACATGAGCAACAACATGAACCACATGCGCAACAACATGCACAACAACGTTCCAAACAACATGCACAACAGCATTCCAAACAACATGCACAACAACGTTCCAAACAACATGCACAACAGCATTCCAAACAACATGCACAACAACGTTCCAAACAACATGCACAACAACGTTCCAAACAACATACACCACATCAGCAGCCAAAACAACATACGCCGCATCAGCAGCCCCGACAACATACACCACATCAGCAGCCTCAACATGTACAGCAACCGCGTCCACCACATGAACAACCACGTGGCCAGCCGCAACAACAACATGAACAACCACATAATCAACCGCAACAACAACATGAACAACCACATGACCAACCGCATCAACAACATGTACAACCAAGTGGCCAACCGCAACAACAACATGAACAACCACATGATCAACCGCAACAACAACATGAACAACCTCATAAACAACATGCACAACAACAACTTGAGAGGTGTCGATAACCGAGGCTTTGTCGGCACTAGTAAA TTACCTGATGTGATCCTGGTATAA